Proteins encoded together in one Corynebacterium liangguodongii window:
- a CDS encoding penicillin-binding transpeptidase domain-containing protein, producing MKRAATILLAAAVCTAGAAGCTPRPRDAEPTASAFLDALAQQNYDEIASLVDAPSAATGSIRETMDGLQADGASVELKEVRQQDNLATATYSVDWRLPHERTLTYDAQMTLTQANGEWTVRWQPSVLNPNLGAGQHLELRAEESKPASVLSSDGAELLSPGVAYRLLVDTNALPTATAREDAAERIAAALGQAAAQDPAVPTTSAADLAGELGQATGTYSVVLVPASARQAVADAVAGVPGVRLNEEAAIVNADPTFAPDIMARVGQLVGSELEGRAGWNVSVVNEHGAALEKIAGEDPVPAPALKISLDHTVQRAAEKALEPLAGQQAMIVAIRPSTGGVLAVAQTPAADREGNIATMGQYPPGSTFKIITAAAGLELAGLTPGTTVPCPGTMNLYGRVVTNYAGFSLGSVPLETAFARSCNTTFADVSTKLEPGQLAGVGKQFGLGRDLKIPGLDTITGSIPEGHEPLERTEAGYGQGADLASPFGMALVSATAAHGSMPVPYLIDGQRTEVSDHAEPPTPETIAQLQQIMGSVTAPGGTAAGMKAAGDIRGKTGEAEINQGSHAWFTGYRADDDIAFATLIVLGGGSESAVAATDRMLLNIDEMRGRGGI from the coding sequence ATGAAACGAGCCGCCACGATCCTCCTCGCGGCCGCCGTGTGCACGGCCGGTGCGGCGGGGTGCACGCCGCGCCCGCGCGATGCGGAGCCCACCGCTAGCGCCTTCCTCGACGCCCTTGCGCAGCAAAACTACGACGAGATCGCCTCGCTTGTCGACGCCCCCTCGGCCGCCACCGGATCCATCCGCGAGACCATGGACGGCCTCCAGGCCGATGGCGCGAGCGTGGAGCTCAAAGAGGTCCGCCAGCAGGACAACCTCGCCACGGCCACGTACTCGGTGGACTGGCGGCTGCCGCACGAGCGCACGTTGACCTACGACGCGCAGATGACCCTGACGCAGGCGAACGGGGAGTGGACCGTGCGCTGGCAGCCCTCGGTGCTCAACCCCAACCTGGGGGCCGGCCAGCACCTCGAGCTGCGCGCGGAGGAGTCGAAGCCGGCTAGCGTCCTGTCCTCAGACGGCGCGGAGCTGCTCTCCCCGGGGGTGGCCTACCGGCTGCTCGTCGATACGAATGCTCTGCCTACAGCCACCGCACGCGAGGACGCCGCCGAGCGCATCGCCGCCGCGCTGGGCCAGGCGGCCGCGCAGGATCCCGCCGTGCCAACAACGAGCGCCGCCGACCTCGCAGGAGAGCTGGGCCAGGCCACCGGGACATACTCGGTGGTGCTCGTCCCGGCCAGCGCCCGGCAGGCGGTGGCCGATGCCGTTGCCGGCGTGCCGGGGGTGCGGCTCAACGAGGAAGCCGCGATCGTCAACGCTGATCCCACCTTTGCCCCCGACATCATGGCGCGCGTCGGCCAGCTCGTCGGCAGCGAGCTCGAGGGCAGGGCCGGTTGGAACGTCAGCGTGGTCAACGAGCACGGCGCCGCGCTAGAAAAGATCGCGGGGGAGGACCCGGTGCCGGCGCCGGCGCTGAAGATCAGCCTCGACCACACCGTGCAGCGGGCGGCGGAGAAGGCGCTCGAACCCTTAGCCGGGCAGCAGGCAATGATTGTGGCGATCCGCCCGTCGACCGGGGGAGTGCTCGCGGTGGCGCAGACCCCCGCGGCCGACCGCGAGGGCAACATCGCCACGATGGGCCAATACCCGCCCGGGTCGACGTTTAAGATCATCACGGCTGCGGCCGGGTTGGAGCTTGCCGGCCTTACGCCTGGAACCACGGTGCCGTGCCCCGGCACGATGAACCTCTACGGGAGGGTCGTGACCAACTACGCGGGCTTCTCGCTCGGCAGCGTCCCCTTAGAGACCGCTTTCGCGCGCTCGTGCAACACCACCTTCGCGGACGTCTCGACGAAGCTTGAGCCGGGGCAGCTCGCGGGCGTCGGCAAGCAGTTCGGCCTTGGACGAGACCTGAAAATCCCCGGGCTCGACACGATCACCGGCTCCATTCCCGAGGGGCACGAACCGCTCGAGCGCACGGAGGCCGGGTACGGGCAGGGCGCGGACCTGGCCAGCCCATTCGGCATGGCGCTGGTGTCGGCGACGGCGGCGCACGGCTCCATGCCCGTGCCCTACCTTATCGACGGCCAGCGCACCGAGGTCTCCGATCACGCCGAGCCCCCGACTCCCGAGACCATCGCCCAGCTGCAGCAGATCATGGGGTCTGTCACCGCACCGGGCGGCACCGCGGCGGGAATGAAGGCAGCTGGAGACATCCGCGGTAAGACAGGAGAGGCCGAGATCAACCAAGGCTCGCACGCGTGGTTTACCGGCTACCGCGCCGACGACGACATCGCCTTTGCCACACTCATCGTGCTCGGCGGCGGCTCGGAATCGGCCGTCGCAGCCACGGACAGGATGCTTCTCAACATCGACGAGATGCGTGGGCGCGGCGGGATCTAG
- the ispG gene encoding flavodoxin-dependent (E)-4-hydroxy-3-methylbut-2-enyl-diphosphate synthase, with the protein MNAPIGKPIGLGIPEGPPPTLAPRRKTRQLMVGGVGVGSDYPISVQSMTTTKTHDINATLQQIAQLATTGCDIVRVACPKTVDAEALPAIAAKSPIPVIADIHFQPKYIFAAIDAGCAAVRVNPGNIKEFDGRVKEVAKAAGEAGIPIRIGVNGGSLDKRLLEKYGKATPEALVESAIYEAGLFEEYGFGDIAISVKHSDPVLMVEAYRQLAEVTDYPLHLGVTEAGPLQMGTIKSSVAFGALLSQGIGDTIRVSLSADPVEEIKVGDQILQSLNLRPRKLEIVSCPSCGRAQVDVYKLAEEVTAGLEGMEFPLRVAVMGCVVNGPGEARDADLGVASGNGKGQIFVKGEVVETVPESKIVETLISHAMRIAEEEGLEEIEGAKAEVKVTS; encoded by the coding sequence TGAAGGCCCGCCCCCCACCCTCGCCCCGCGGCGCAAAACCAGGCAGCTCATGGTCGGCGGTGTCGGGGTCGGTTCGGACTACCCGATTTCCGTGCAGTCGATGACCACGACGAAGACCCACGACATCAACGCCACGCTGCAGCAGATCGCGCAGCTGGCCACGACGGGGTGCGACATCGTTCGCGTGGCCTGCCCGAAGACGGTCGATGCGGAGGCGCTACCGGCGATCGCGGCGAAGTCGCCGATCCCGGTGATCGCGGACATCCACTTCCAGCCGAAGTACATCTTCGCCGCCATCGACGCCGGGTGCGCGGCGGTGCGCGTCAACCCCGGCAACATCAAGGAGTTCGACGGCCGCGTCAAGGAGGTGGCGAAGGCCGCCGGCGAGGCCGGCATCCCGATCCGCATCGGCGTCAACGGCGGCTCGCTGGATAAGCGGCTGCTCGAGAAGTACGGCAAGGCCACCCCGGAGGCCCTCGTGGAATCGGCGATCTATGAAGCCGGCCTGTTCGAGGAGTACGGCTTTGGCGATATCGCGATCTCGGTCAAACACTCCGACCCGGTGCTCATGGTCGAGGCCTACCGCCAGCTCGCGGAGGTCACCGACTACCCGCTGCACCTCGGGGTGACGGAGGCCGGGCCGCTGCAGATGGGCACGATCAAGTCCTCCGTTGCCTTCGGCGCGCTGCTCTCCCAGGGCATCGGCGATACGATCCGGGTCTCGCTCTCGGCGGATCCGGTGGAGGAGATCAAGGTGGGCGACCAGATCTTGCAGTCGCTCAACCTGCGGCCCCGCAAGCTCGAGATCGTCTCCTGCCCGTCGTGCGGTCGCGCCCAGGTGGACGTGTACAAGCTCGCTGAGGAGGTCACCGCGGGGCTGGAGGGGATGGAGTTCCCGCTTCGCGTGGCGGTGATGGGGTGCGTCGTCAACGGGCCGGGCGAGGCCCGCGACGCCGACCTGGGCGTCGCCTCAGGCAACGGCAAGGGGCAGATCTTTGTCAAGGGCGAGGTCGTGGAAACCGTGCCGGAATCGAAGATTGTGGAGACGCTGATTTCCCACGCGATGCGCATCGCCGAGGAAGAAGGCCTCGAGGAAATCGAGGGCGCGAAGGCGGAAGTCAAGGTCACGAGCTAG
- a CDS encoding alpha/beta hydrolase, with product MNNSDETFTETLANLSWSEDMLGPGFESADLPLAPAPDGDDQDRAVIVRATSEPSPGKPAIVWIHGMTDYFFHSHVAQHYTAQGYPFYAVDMHGCGRAHVDGGRWHYTTDMAHYFTELTRAARLIAAEHGQIIPMAHSTGGLIVPLWAHHLRSKDPASHSALRAIILNSPWLDMQFPRLAVAALRPLVTFLGNRFPTLMLPNKGEGTYGESISASAHGEWEFDTTFKPVGGHPKYLGWLRAVFQAQKDIHEGIMTGVPTLTLCSAHSYLGKPYSPAADTADTVLDVAQIRRWAPTLSHRSTVEVIEGARHDVFLSERHAREAALSATDAWLDSLGEQADKEAHR from the coding sequence ATGAATAACTCCGATGAAACGTTCACGGAAACGCTCGCCAACCTCTCGTGGTCCGAGGACATGTTGGGCCCCGGGTTCGAATCCGCCGACCTTCCCCTCGCCCCGGCGCCTGATGGCGACGACCAGGATCGGGCCGTCATCGTCCGGGCCACCTCCGAGCCTTCGCCGGGCAAACCCGCCATCGTGTGGATCCACGGTATGACCGACTACTTCTTCCACTCCCACGTCGCGCAGCACTACACCGCCCAGGGATACCCCTTCTACGCCGTTGATATGCACGGCTGTGGGCGCGCACACGTCGACGGCGGGCGCTGGCACTACACGACCGACATGGCCCACTACTTCACCGAGCTCACGAGGGCGGCCAGGCTCATTGCCGCCGAGCACGGTCAGATCATCCCCATGGCGCACTCCACCGGCGGCCTCATCGTCCCCCTGTGGGCGCACCACCTGCGCAGCAAGGATCCCGCCTCGCACTCGGCGCTGCGCGCAATCATCCTCAACAGCCCCTGGCTAGACATGCAGTTCCCCCGCCTCGCGGTCGCCGCGTTGCGCCCCCTGGTGACGTTTTTGGGCAACCGCTTCCCCACCTTGATGCTGCCGAACAAGGGCGAGGGCACCTACGGGGAGTCCATCTCCGCCTCCGCCCACGGCGAGTGGGAATTCGACACCACCTTCAAGCCCGTCGGCGGGCACCCGAAGTACCTCGGGTGGCTGCGCGCGGTCTTCCAGGCCCAAAAAGACATCCACGAAGGAATCATGACCGGGGTACCCACCCTCACGCTGTGCTCGGCCCACTCTTACCTGGGCAAGCCCTACTCTCCCGCCGCGGATACCGCCGATACCGTCCTTGACGTCGCACAGATCCGGCGGTGGGCCCCGACGCTGAGCCACCGCTCCACCGTCGAGGTCATCGAGGGCGCGCGCCACGACGTGTTCCTCTCCGAGCGGCACGCCCGCGAGGCGGCTTTGAGCGCCACCGACGCGTGGCTCGATTCCCTCGGAGAACAGGCGGATAAGGAGGCGCACCGATGA
- the map gene encoding type I methionyl aminopeptidase yields the protein MSQRAKIRPGEPTAIRRVPDSIERPEYAWRDEVRENVGEPFVQTPETIEKMREASRIAANALKAAGEAVAPGVTTDEIDRVAHEYMVDHGAYPSTLGYRGYPKSCCVSLNEIVCHGIPDTTVIEDGDIVNIDVTAYKNGVHGDTNATFLAGNVSEEHRLLVERTKEATMRGIKAAKPGREINVIGRVIESYAKRFGYNVVTDFTGHGVGTTFHNGLVVLHYDSNAYRDVLEPGMTLTVEPMINLGELPYTIWDDGWTVQNDDGKFTAQFEHTIVITEDGNEILTLPEE from the coding sequence ATGAGTCAACGAGCAAAAATTCGACCAGGTGAACCCACCGCGATCCGCAGGGTGCCCGATTCCATCGAGCGCCCCGAGTACGCCTGGAGGGACGAGGTACGTGAAAACGTCGGCGAGCCCTTCGTGCAGACGCCGGAGACCATCGAGAAAATGCGCGAGGCCAGCCGCATTGCGGCGAACGCGCTCAAAGCTGCCGGCGAGGCGGTCGCGCCCGGCGTCACCACCGACGAGATCGATCGGGTGGCGCACGAGTACATGGTCGATCACGGCGCCTACCCCTCCACGCTGGGATATCGTGGCTACCCGAAGTCCTGCTGTGTCTCGCTCAACGAGATCGTCTGCCACGGGATCCCCGATACCACCGTCATCGAGGACGGCGATATCGTCAACATCGATGTGACCGCGTACAAAAACGGCGTGCACGGAGACACCAACGCGACCTTCCTCGCCGGCAACGTCTCCGAGGAACACCGACTGCTTGTCGAGCGCACCAAGGAGGCGACGATGCGCGGCATCAAGGCCGCCAAGCCCGGCCGCGAGATCAACGTCATCGGCCGCGTCATCGAGTCCTACGCCAAGCGCTTCGGGTACAACGTCGTCACCGACTTTACGGGGCACGGGGTGGGCACGACCTTCCACAACGGGCTGGTTGTGCTGCACTACGACTCGAACGCTTATCGAGACGTCCTCGAGCCCGGCATGACGCTGACCGTTGAGCCGATGATCAACCTCGGGGAGCTGCCGTACACCATCTGGGACGACGGGTGGACCGTGCAAAACGACGACGGCAAGTTCACCGCCCAGTTCGAGCACACCATCGTGATTACGGAAGACGGCAACGAGATCCTCACCCTGCCCGAGGAGTAG
- the mtr gene encoding mycothione reductase, whose translation MSHAGACAHYDLIIVGAGSGNSIPTPEFDGYSIAIIEPGKFGGTCMNAGCIPTKMFVYAADTAYNAAHSQRLGLETSFSGANWQDITKRIFTNRIDIIAAGGEEYRRGEGSPNVDVYDRHASFVAPKTLATGQGGESKIISGETIVLAAGARPVVPEWAEGLPVHTSEDIMRLEKQPESLTIVGGGFIAMEFAHVFQSLGTHVRIVNRSPFLRALDRDIADAFNDIADSTYEVHKGRTVASASGDEGSITLTLDDASTITSESVLIAMGRQPNGDTLNLPAAGIESVGGRVGVDKYGRTSAEGVWALGDISSPYQLKHVANAETRAVRHNILHPENMVAMPHDNVPFAVFTHPQIATVGLSEQQAIDAGYDVTTKVQRYADVAYGWAMEDSTGMAKLVADRSTGRLLGAHYMGPQAPTLIQQLITLIAHGIDLRETVRAQYWIHPALPEVTENAILGLDLDFPEF comes from the coding sequence ATGAGCCATGCAGGCGCCTGTGCCCACTACGACCTCATCATCGTCGGGGCGGGCTCGGGCAACTCGATTCCTACCCCGGAGTTTGACGGTTACTCCATCGCGATCATCGAACCAGGGAAGTTCGGCGGGACGTGCATGAACGCCGGCTGCATCCCCACGAAGATGTTCGTCTACGCCGCCGATACCGCCTACAACGCTGCGCATTCGCAGCGCTTGGGGCTGGAGACGTCGTTTAGCGGCGCGAACTGGCAAGACATCACGAAGCGGATCTTCACTAACCGGATCGACATCATTGCAGCGGGCGGCGAGGAGTACCGCCGCGGCGAGGGCAGCCCCAACGTCGACGTCTACGACCGCCACGCCTCCTTCGTCGCGCCGAAGACACTGGCCACCGGCCAAGGCGGTGAGAGCAAGATCATCAGCGGCGAGACCATCGTCCTCGCCGCCGGGGCCCGCCCCGTCGTTCCCGAGTGGGCGGAGGGGCTGCCGGTGCACACGAGCGAGGACATTATGCGGCTGGAGAAGCAGCCGGAGAGCCTCACCATCGTCGGTGGCGGGTTCATCGCCATGGAGTTCGCCCACGTGTTCCAGTCGCTGGGCACCCACGTGCGCATAGTCAACCGCTCCCCCTTCCTGCGCGCGCTCGACCGGGACATCGCGGATGCCTTCAACGACATCGCAGACTCCACCTACGAGGTGCACAAGGGCCGCACGGTCGCCAGCGCGAGCGGCGACGAAGGCTCGATCACGCTCACGCTTGACGACGCCTCAACCATTACCTCGGAAAGCGTCCTCATCGCGATGGGGCGCCAGCCCAACGGCGATACGCTCAACCTCCCGGCCGCCGGGATTGAATCCGTGGGCGGGCGCGTGGGCGTCGATAAGTATGGCCGCACGAGCGCCGAGGGCGTGTGGGCGCTCGGGGATATCTCCTCCCCCTACCAGCTCAAGCACGTGGCCAACGCGGAGACCCGCGCCGTGCGCCACAACATCCTCCACCCGGAGAACATGGTGGCCATGCCGCACGACAACGTGCCCTTTGCGGTGTTTACGCACCCACAGATCGCCACCGTGGGGCTCAGCGAGCAGCAGGCGATCGACGCCGGGTACGACGTCACCACCAAGGTCCAGCGCTACGCGGACGTCGCCTACGGCTGGGCGATGGAAGATTCCACCGGCATGGCCAAGCTCGTGGCGGACCGCTCCACCGGCAGACTCCTTGGCGCCCACTACATGGGGCCGCAGGCGCCGACGCTGATCCAGCAGCTGATTACGCTCATCGCCCACGGAATCGACCTGCGGGAGACCGTGCGCGCGCAGTACTGGATCCACCCCGCGCTGCCGGAGGTCACCGAAAACGCGATCCTCGGCCTTGACCTCGACTTTCCCGAGTTCTAA